In Carya illinoinensis cultivar Pawnee chromosome 10, C.illinoinensisPawnee_v1, whole genome shotgun sequence, one DNA window encodes the following:
- the LOC122280024 gene encoding uncharacterized protein LOC122280024 isoform X2 — protein sequence MSPSTSISTTAACILLLATLVKAVARHSQPSSIAQCSSPLHDVLCLGKLMQVLLPCKLMPPLVIFSAKPCIVFLPAFIPLASVGMIFYGKQSM from the exons ATGTCACCTTCAACCTCCATCTCGACCACTGCTGCGTGCATCCTTCTCCTTG CCACCCTGGTCAAGGCTGTCGCACGCCACTCTCAACCCAGCTCAATTGCACAGTGCTCCTCTCCCCTGCACGATGTCCTTTGTTTGGGTAAATTGATGCAAGTTCTTCTTCCTTGTAAGCTTATGCCACCGCTTGTGATCTTTTCTGCGAAGCCCTGCATTGTGTTTCTTCCAGCCTTCATCCCGTTGGCGTCTGTTG gTATGATTTTTTACGGAAAACagagcatgtaa
- the LOC122280024 gene encoding uncharacterized protein LOC122280024 isoform X1: MSPSTSISTTAACILLLGEQLTEPLSLTLSISLSLTVSLSVHSHSVSHQISMFSATLVKAVARHSQPSSIAQCSSPLHDVLCLGKLMQVLLPCKLMPPLVIFSAKPCIVFLPAFIPLASVGMIFYGKQSM, translated from the exons ATGTCACCTTCAACCTCCATCTCGACCACTGCTGCGTGCATCCTTCTCCTTGGTGAGCAACTGACCGAACCTCTCTCCCTCACACTCtccatctctctttctctcactgTATCTCTCTCCGTTCACTCCCACTCTGTCTCGCATCAAATCTCTATGTTTTCAGCCACCCTGGTCAAGGCTGTCGCACGCCACTCTCAACCCAGCTCAATTGCACAGTGCTCCTCTCCCCTGCACGATGTCCTTTGTTTGGGTAAATTGATGCAAGTTCTTCTTCCTTGTAAGCTTATGCCACCGCTTGTGATCTTTTCTGCGAAGCCCTGCATTGTGTTTCTTCCAGCCTTCATCCCGTTGGCGTCTGTTG gTATGATTTTTTACGGAAAACagagcatgtaa